The following DNA comes from candidate division KSB1 bacterium.
AGAAAGCGAATTGAGGCTTTCAATCAATGTCAGGGAGAATTCAAAGAAATCTCATAGATCTGGTGACAGGGACTTTTGTCTCTCGTGTGCTGGGCTTTTTGCGAGAGCTGGTGACCGCCGCCTATTACGGCACCAATCGCGCTATGGATTTGTTCGTCATCGCCTTCACCATTCCCACATTTTTCAGACATTTTTTGGGCGAGGATGTGGTCGAACGGGCGTTTTTGCCGCCGTTCAAGCGATTGATCAGCCAGAAAAAATATCAGCACGGATGGCAGTTACTGTCCTCTTGCTTTAACTTGATGGTCATAGCATTGATTATCGTCACCGCTATCCTTTATCTCATCGCACCGCTGATTGTCAAAATTATCGCACCAGGCCTGGAGCCATCGGTCTTCCCCAAAGCGATCACCATGACATATTGGATTTTGCCGTTCATGTTGATCATTGGCCTCTCAGCCTTTGTCGGCAGCGTTCTGAACTTCTTCGAAATGAACAAGATCTACAGCCTTGCACCAGCCATGTTGAGCATCGGGGTGATCATTGGCGTCCATTACTTCAGACCATTTCTGGGCATCTATGCGCTCCCTGCTGGCTTTCTGTTAGGCGGGTTGTTAGAGCTGATCATTCAAATCCCCTTTTTATTCAAACGACAAATCTGGAAGGACACTCATGCCAGCTATTCCCCCACGCTTCATCTCAACGAAGCGGAGATGAGAACGGTGAGCCGCGAAAGCGGGTTCATCTTGCTCAAGTCATTGCTGGATAAATCGGTGGAAATTGTGGATCGGATGCTGGCTTCATTTTTGATCACTGGTAGCATCGCCTCGCTCTGGTACGCCCAGCGACTCATTCAATTGCCAGTCGCTATTATCGGGCTTTCTATCAGTCGCGCGTTGGTGCCATATTTGACCGAAAAAAAAGCGTTGGTTCAAGATGAGGATTTTTTGGCTGGAATTCGCCTGGGGATCCAAATGAATCTTGCCCTCGTGCTGCCCATCATCATGATCATGGTGGCAATGGCCACGCCAATCATCAGTCTGGTTTATCAGCGCGGCCACTTCGATGCCGAAAGCACGCGACTCACCGCTATCGCGTTCTGGTGCTATTCTGTCGGATTGCTCGGCATCAGTTTGAACACCTTTTTTTCCCGATTGTTTTCGATCTTTCAGAAGAACAAGATGCCGTTTTATATCGCCATTGCCACGGCCATTCTGAACATCATTCTCAACTTCATTTTGGTTAAAACCCCGCTGAAACACGGGGGGATTGCCCTGGCTTCGTCCATCGCCTTTAGCCTGAGCTGTTTGCTGCTTTTCTACTTTCTCTCGAAAGAGTTGCGTCATCAAATCGACTATAGGGCGATTCTTCGAGATCTATTTATCATCAGCTTAGTTTGCTTCATCATCGGTATTATGATCTTTCTGGGCTATCATCATTTGCTCAAGCATTATTTAGAGGGAAAGATCGATTCTTTGTTAATTCGAAATGTA
Coding sequences within:
- the murJ gene encoding murein biosynthesis integral membrane protein MurJ, which gives rise to MSGRIQRNLIDLVTGTFVSRVLGFLRELVTAAYYGTNRAMDLFVIAFTIPTFFRHFLGEDVVERAFLPPFKRLISQKKYQHGWQLLSSCFNLMVIALIIVTAILYLIAPLIVKIIAPGLEPSVFPKAITMTYWILPFMLIIGLSAFVGSVLNFFEMNKIYSLAPAMLSIGVIIGVHYFRPFLGIYALPAGFLLGGLLELIIQIPFLFKRQIWKDTHASYSPTLHLNEAEMRTVSRESGFILLKSLLDKSVEIVDRMLASFLITGSIASLWYAQRLIQLPVAIIGLSISRALVPYLTEKKALVQDEDFLAGIRLGIQMNLALVLPIIMIMVAMATPIISLVYQRGHFDAESTRLTAIAFWCYSVGLLGISLNTFFSRLFSIFQKNKMPFYIAIATAILNIILNFILVKTPLKHGGIALASSIAFSLSCLLLFYFLSKELRHQIDYRAILRDLFIISLVCFIIGIMIFLGYHHLLKHYLEGKIDSLLIRNVVGLGIGATVAGLLYLSAMRLIGPKEIRARINKAFF